One Aegilops tauschii subsp. strangulata cultivar AL8/78 chromosome 2, Aet v6.0, whole genome shotgun sequence genomic window, cactcggcagagaataacaggaggtgcggagtggagggatggcctggccgtcggcggggtagcgtttcgctgaggcacgcaaaacaacgccgctggacgccaaAGGCTGAAGCAGGCGGTCCCgacagcgctgggggaagaagacgagagattgaataAGAATGCCGGccattggatgtaaatccaatgccttcttaggcttcgacctactggcccacatgccAGCCAacccatttgttttttagtccatttggtgggctgggtgaaacagtgatgtagcatctatgcagcccgtttatatatatggtagaatttaaagcccatttgcatttttctcaaaatccgcggacttgctgggctgggtgaaaatatcatgtggGGCTAGACGGAgaattgcacgtctattactgcattggtcagtaaaatctttgcaagcttatgtacgcaatcactaggagttaacttgccaagttatgtaataaccattattattattattttgtaagaactttcaacttacaaaataaaatatcattttaatttgatgagttaatagtacgtggggtattattattttttaggctagacgtgggatacttgagttggttctagggaaaagtactgggagaaaactcagtttacatcgaaaaagaaagtgggagaaaattcagatataggattaatgaaaacgaaaagtaaaggaagtgggaaggtccATAAAATTgttggacgaacgacaggtttaacggaaccttatgatgtttctattatatatatgtgtgtgtgtgtgtgtgtgtgtgtaataaaataagatataaatataggtACAGTTTTGCATTCCTATAgaaaacataggttcagttttgcattcttataaaaaaaatagaactgagttgtgcgtcgtcttgaaaaaacaaacataacttgggctgctgatgttataagcaagctaggttgggaggcccagaggccgcttgatacctgctagatcctaaaaatgttgaaacatgtcgtgggctgcccatgttaaacaacaaaacctaggccatggacctagtgggcccgggactgtcagcctctcaacgGACAGTTGTCTCTCGATTCCCCTTGTTTTGCTGATCATGTTGGGAAAGACAGatggcggcgccgcggcgagagcaccaacgcggaggacgacgtcgagacctcggaccgaacgaaccagagcgggggaagacgcaggcggaggggagtatgagggttgacttgttcgggtgcagggtgggccgatggagctgccgccgccggacaatgtgtgggagtagagggatggcctggccaacgccataggcCATGATGGCCAGCCGTTGTAtcggaagaggacgaaagattttacaaaataaagaaatacaaatgtaTAGGttgttggtcccatatgtctgtgtacgagacctgctgggtccacctgagaaggggaatatgttgggaggaaggagattcaaagcacggcagccgagtgaactagtttttttaacggacaagtgaactagttacatatataagcaaatagccactaaaaaagcaaacaggttaatgggttcttaaaagaaatatttcggacaaaacagataattatgacacataggctaatgcatgaaacactcagatgataaaggtgcttataaacagataaagtacaacatctagaccttcctggcatgcttgatcatgacgctgtgGCTGTCCGTGCACTcatcggttacgggaagcagagacgccctcatgtccaagatccgcctgtacatgtcgtagcatgcgtatgcgtccttggccgcgtaggttatgtaggctagatttaGAGGTACCTCTCatgtgttcaggtccttggtatcgttgtcttctttcatgttggcgtatcaggggtcgatgatggtctcggcggGGTCAGCCAcagagtccttctcctgcccgttgccgatgatcttgtattgcttctggatgtcgacaagcttgttgcaccaaatggccgaatcgtcgcgttcttccttctctccaccgtagcgaaggtgcagtcggcgctgccgatgaaacgggcgaatgctccaaaacctctgatggccctacagcagtggtagatgagaacctcgtcccgcacacataccCGGGCGACGGCGATCcactggtccctgtcaggagaagaatggatgggcacaaggtctagtcctgcgaccttgtgctttctcgtcctgtaggtactgcttgaactcggtgaggcagagcttcaccgagtccgggtcgttggtgtacatcacattcaacttggtgcagccataggactgaacggcgaactcaaaggggaactccttgctgaagtccatatccagcaggctcacccctcggatcgccattggagtctcttcaagtgaacgagtgggtaGGCGGCGCCAGCAGTTCgcttttcagctcttggggaactggattcaacagtaaagaaacctactccggccacacgtcgattcacgagcgggtctgtattggtactgtaataacaagagttagtggtcactttacttaaagttaattagctttaatagaaatttatacttaaaacaagaaatgcattggctcgttctatcagtgccacaggatcaacatgcacaacaattagaattattattctcaggacgcacacgatcagcacatttttcgcactttcacacagataatactaccaagtttgaactgtttgttatggttgttgtcctctgcatcatcatgtcgtgtttcccagcttgcaagattcagaaccaacaaataagatccaaataataagtaaaacaaagatgcctacacatctcattgattcccagcttgcaagattcataaccaacaaataagattcaaataataagtacaacaaatatccctacacatctcattgattcccagcttgcaagattcagaaccaacccattagagccttttgataaagtgaatatcgggattaaatccatcttggctagtcgtgtcatacaaccgaagaacttggcgaatgctcttgaccctcacaacatctgtagttgagtattcctatttgcacagcacaaacaagaagagcatgattactataatagtggcactccttgaactcaacctgcagctccactcggatgaggcctgcctggagttccacgattcaattcatgcgcctttttctgcagttcacctgaaatgaagcaaagattgcatcattcagctagcaagaagtacttgctctcgtgagttggcaggttcttctttagtagttgcactaaaattgaggaacattaaagttggctgtccggctcatgtaaggtgcaactataatttgcttatccttttgtgcagttccactaaaataaagtgccattgtggtgacagtgacggcccatcttgcaaaggctaataaaatgttgcacgagattaccagcagaacttgacggagattttggaaactccaatcaccattttgtgcagttccaccaaaattgagagatgttgcccacgtgacattttagttgaactgcacaaggcactcattccaaaaaaagtgttttgtgcagttcaccaaaaggtcacaatagcaacaaggtgaaatagatatccctatctgcataaaaagatagaaagtaaacagttgctggtcaataagaatatacgaaacatacacgaaatgaaaagaagcatcttaagtatgttcatggcaatcacgcaaggacagtagaaattttaaaacgtcagcaatgcttcatgttaccggaagcattacgatcaacaatgacattcgtcaaatatgggattactgtaatggtggcattgcttgtttaccagatacagtaaatcaacagcagctaaagagttggtttaagggcatgggaccgtggggacactaGGACACTCAGccgcgtaaaggagcaacttacttatcatactgggggaaacagcaggagtaccatttgtaacatagtttaattgcatcttatcactggaggcattagattaacaataacactagttagacatgtccctaaggtaacagtgtgattgCTTCATTTTatatgcgcccttacattaacaacagaaaaaggttggtataaggacttgcgatagtggacgcatcagcacaatgtacctacaaggaggcataaagtggtgatgtcgagtttgttcatgctatgtgagggcagcaaatctaatcctggagaccttttactatgtgagggcagcaaacctagtcctggagaccttttactatgtgagggcagcaaatctaatcctggagaccttttactatgtgagggcagcaaatctaatcctggagaccttttactatgtgagggcagcaaatctaatcctaagaccttttactatgtgagggcagcaattctaattTTGGAGAcctttactatgtgagggcaacaaatctaatcctcgacatactctgttgacttgtccaccagccaccactttctatccttttttcaaccaataatagatttgttccttatccagtttgtactgcgttttcccattatttcccttcactacaagaaatatgtcaactagtgaccttctgtcagtgaccctggaagaattggtcatagatctatgaccatttcagaccaattggtcaaaagctgttcggggggctccaaaccctaaactataacgaacattttggtcagaaaggtcgtaatttccttacacgaaatggtcataaagcagatagcactggtccgctgccttatttctagctgatcatgaccaatatagatggtcataaccttgtaaattgtggtgggttgctatgactaggcgccacctcatcagttttgcctatgtgtcatgtccatgtggcagtttttgccctaggttgtgaagcaacctatttttctgtcattccgaaaattcccaaaaaaatcccATAAATTCTTTGagtcatatcttcgtcaaatatgtaaaaaaccttccttgcctagttcaaaaatattcattttcctattttgttcagaaaaacactttgtgaaggaagtaccactttggcatgtccagatagtatccattttctatagtgctttcctatgcccaaataaccatcctacaccaaatgccagctcaatccattcattattttgagcccagcttcaacattcgtatttatgtccagtgtggtactttgcaaagcaagtaccacctaggctcctccttttgagctgaaattttgtgaagacggtcttcttagtaactgatcatcctcagccaaaactcacgcccattagccatgtgcatttcccgtaccgctaatcaaacacttgggtgcttattcatgtttgagcatcgatcggtctcctcgtgagaatcttatgttgtgattttcttcctagcacatacctggggagtgcccaacccactagacatgcttAGGCCGCccaaaacacatggcaacgccacggtcacgcggtgacctcgcggcgggcatgcgagtttacgcgctctagagttggggcctcggccaccgtccaaacctcaacgtatcgccaccaaaccatgtatttctgattaaataggtacttatgtaactagaaatgatttttggaaaaaataaatagcaaactatgaggcaactacagttcaaatttgacccgcttcctgctgaatcggcGAGAATTTGTCTTTttaccagaggtggatcaaaacttttgacacccaaccattttgtcaattgtgcattaaatatgtcctagtattttagaaaattgatttggtccaattttgcaacaaatatatggtaggtccttcacaaaaaataCTCATTTCAGGCACtaggaaaatggaaaatgaattttccgtgcaaagaagtgaaaactcccttaggcaacattgtttgggaTTCCGAGATGCACCctttgtgcacaatatgagatcatttgaacaaactatgccatgaatgtggccataagattgatcatttggcttgaaagccatgaatcttcacgcatgatagcccatttatgagaacacttttttaaaataatttccgtattacaagtttattatttttcctggaaacttggccacatataatgacacaatgcgaaggttttccaattttttgattttttttgaattttttatgcccgtttcaaaatgcggccaaaacggcgggcttgaccgttcctagctagtggttgaaacTTGGAAAAcatttgatgtttctctgattaaatagatacttatgtacctagatatgatttttggaaaaaataaataacaaactatgaggcagctacagttcgaatttgacccgcttcctattGAATCGGctaaaatttgtctttttcaccagagatGGACCAAagctttttacacccaaccattttgtcaattgtgcattaaatatggcctagtatttaagaaaattgatttggtccaattttgcaacaaatatatggtaggtccttcacaaaaaaacctcatttcgggcactcgaaaaatggaaaatgaatttttcgtgcaaagaaaatgaaaactcccttaggcaacattgttttgaattccaagatgcacccttttgcacaatatgagatcatttgaacaaactatgccatgaatgtggccataagattgatcatttggcttgaaagccatgaatcttcacgcatgatagctcgtttctgagaacacttttttaaaataatttccgtattacaagtttataatttttcgtggaaacttggccacatataatgacacaatgcgaaggttttccaattttttgatttttttgaatttttttatgcccgtttcaaaatgcggtcaaaacggcgggcttgaccgttcctagctagtggttgaatcttgaaaAACATTTGATGTTTCTCatattaaatagatacttatgtacctagaaatgatttttggaaaaaataaatagcaaactatgaggcagctacagttcaaatttgacccgcttcctactgaatcggcaaaaatttgtctttttcaccagagatggaccaaagcttttgacacccaaccatttggtcatttgtgcattaaatatggcctagtattttataaaattgatttggtccaattttgcaacaaatatatggtaggtccttcacaaaaaaacctcatttcgggcactcgaaaaatggaaaatgaattttttgtgcaaagaaaatgaaaactcccttaggcaacactgttttgaattccaagatgcacccttttgcacaatatgagatcatttgaacaaactatgccatgaatgtggccataagattgatcatttgtcttgaaagccatgaatcttcacacatgatagctcgtttctgagaacacttttttaaaataatttccgtattacaagtttattatttttcctggaaacttggccacatataattacacaatgcgaaggttttgtaattttttgattttttttgatttttttatgcccgtttcaaaatgcggtcaaaacggcgggcatgaccgttcctagctagtggttgaatcttggaaaacatttgatgtttctctgattaaatagatacttatgtacctagaaatgatttttggaaaaataaatagcaaactatgaggcagctacagttcaaatttggcccgcttcctactgaatcggcaaaaatttgtctttttcaccagagatggaccaaagcttttgacacccaaccatttggtcatttgtgcattaaatatggcctagtattttagaaaattgatttggtccaattttgcaataaatatattgtaggtccttcacaaaaaaacctcatttcgggcactctaaaaatggaaaatgaatttttcgtgcaaagaaaatgaaaactcccttaggaaacattgtttggaattccaagatgcacccttgtgcacaatatgagatcatttgaacaaactatgccatgaatgtggccataagattgatcatttggcttgaaagccatgaatcttcacgcatgctagctcgtttctgagaacacttttttaagataattttcgtattacaagtttattatttttcctggaaacttggccACATATAGTGACACAATGCGacggttttccaattttttgatttttttgaattttttatgcccgtttcaaaatacggtcaaaacggcgggcatgaccgttcctagctagtggttgaatcttggaaaatttttgatgtttctctgattaaatagatacttatgtacctagaaatgatttttggaagaaataaagagcaaactacgaggtacctacagttcaaatttgacccacttccacctaaatcggcggaaatttgtctttttcaccggaggtggatcaaaacttttgacgcccaaccatttggtcaattgtgcattaaatatgtcctaatGTTTTAGAAAATTGACTTgatacaattttgcaacaaatatatggtaggtccttcacaaaaaaatttattttggacactcaaaaaatggaaaattgttttttcatgcaaaagaaataaaaactccCTTTGTCAAAAGATGAAACTTGTGCAAAATATGACATCATTTGAACAAATATTAGATAGGTctttcacaaaaaaactcattttaaGCATTGAAAAATGGAATGAAAATTTTGTATGTAATCAATCATGACCAATTTATATGGTCAAAAAATCGTCAAATTGTTTGGTGCGCTCTGATTGGTCCATAGGCATATCACGCGGATCATGCATCAATCACCGTCGGATGCTTCTGGATCCAACGGCAGCCCTCACCCCCTCACCCTCTCACCCAAACCCTAGCTTCCCCGATCCACTCCTCTCCCCAAAtccactctccccctctcgtccCACAGCCGCCACCCCCAACCCTCTCGATCCCCAACCACCCAGCCGCCGCTGGCGCCGTCCTCCGTCCTCTCCCCCAACCCCGGCCGCCGGCAACCCCTCCCCTTCCCTTCTCTCCCACGGCCACGGTCGGATCCGCGCTCCCTCCTCGCTCATGACCTAGACCTAGCCGCATGGCGGCGGCCAGatccaccccctccccctccctcccacctTGATCCGCTGTCACCCCCACCGTCGAGGACCCGCGACAGCGGCAGTGGTCTCGCGAGTCAGATCATAAGGATGTCCCCTTCCTCCCGATCTCATCGTGCTCCTCTCGAGTGTATTTGGTTTTGATCGGTCGGCGACCCCATGGCGTCCATCGTGGTGATCGGCCTGGTGCTGCTCCTCGACATCCTCTCCTTCGTCCTCGCCATCGGCGCCGAGCGCCGCTGGAGCACGGTGAGCCGCACCATCTCCTGGCCAACTCGTTCAAGCTTCTATCTATGTATGCGTATGTGCTCAGGCCGGAGGCATCGGGTTCTTGAATCTTATTGGGGAAACTGGGTGCAGGCGCAACtcggcgaggccgagcctggtGGCAGGCGGTACTGCGTGTACGACACGGATGCGTCCACCTGGTACGGCGTCGGCGCGCTCGCCCTGCTGCTGGTCAGGCAGACTGTCGCCATGGTGGCCAGCCGGTGCTTCTGCTGCGGCCGCGCGCTCTCCCCCGACCGCTGGCACTTCTTCTCcggcctcttcttcatcgtctgcTGGTAAGTCAGACGATTTACAAATCCTGATGCCTGATCTCATCCATCCATGGTCGATCGCTAGCTTCCAGCCTGCCGATTAGTATCTACTGCTGCTGCTTATTTGTTCGTGCGATTGCGCCCCTATAGTTCAGGCCTTTTGCGGTCGCACACCTGATCGCGCTGATTGAGCGGTGCGCTGGTTAATTATTGCAAGCACGATCTGGATTGATATGTTTAATCACACATGTCTGCGCCCTATAGGCAATGCATGTTTCCCGTGCTTATGATTTAGGAGGATGCCCTTTGGCTGTCACTCATGCTTTCACTCATTTATTTATTCTTGCAAGTTCAGTACACATTGTCGTACTACTACTAGTGCTTGTATGTTCAGCTGTCAAATTTTCTCTTCCCCACCGTGGAGTACATACTAGTGGAAGGGAATGATGCTGCATTAGCATACACTTAGAGTTTGTACATACATATTACACAGTAATTTTGAACAAATTTGATCCTTCAATCTGCTCTCTAGCACTTAAAAATTCATTTGGTGCCTAATTGGTAGGCTTCCTCTGTTTCCTTGCTGCAGGTATTTACTAGGGTGGTGCGTGGAAGGTCAGGGTTGAACTTACAGAAGCTTACCCCTACAAATCAATATATCAGAACTAGTTTACTAGTCTTGACTTTGAGGATTTTTACTAACTGAAGCACCACATTTTTGCTGTTGTCCTGCTGTTGCTGCAGACCTTGTGAATATCTTTGAGGTGTTCCTACCTCAGCTTCTCCTGTACCCTAACCCCTCGGACCCGTGACTCCTACATGCTCCTTTTCTCGCATGCCACGAGGTCCAGGCCCCTGGTATTTCTTTTTTGCCATGCACGCGCCGGCATGTCTGCCTGCCTGCCCGTGCCATGCCACGCCATTGCTGCAGCACCACTGATCTGTTCTACCAGCATTAATAATAAGTGTGTCTAAGTGTGTCCTGCTGAACCTGACAGTAGCTACGACTGTCAGTGCACCTGTGCTTGCCATTTTCTGTGTTACTCATCTTTCCCATAAGTTTGCATTACTCTGCATAGAGCTTGCTTCAAAACATTGCATTGTCCGAGTGAGTTTGGGGTTTACAGTATTCATATTGTCTGATGTTGAGTTTGTGTCACTCTGCATGCCCATACTATTAGCTTCCATTCTTCATTGCTGGTGCTGGTAATCACTAGTGTCCGAGTAAGTGTGGAGTTTACAGTATTAATATCGTGTGATGATTAGTTTGTGTCACTCTGCATGCATGCCGAGTTCTCCATAAGCATTGCTTTGCTACTCTGCTTTCGTTCCTCGCTGCTGCTGCTGGTAATCACTTTGGCGGTACAAGCCTTTTAGGTGATACATCGTCAACAAAACATGCTAAGCTTGCCTATTCGATACACATGCTTAGGCACAATCGTTAGGACCGGGCTCCGCGCGGCAAGGCGCGCTGCAGGTCTAGTACAACATGAGGTCTAGTACAACATGACAGTCATAAAGTTGCATTATTTAGCCACTTGTAGGGTAGGATATACCCAAATGTGGTCAGTATAGGAACCAGGGTCCCCTAATTGCTAGCAAAACTTATGTAATGAGCTCTTGTTACCTTCTACTAATGTTTAGTCTTGTTTTTTTAGTACTTATGTATTGGTATCCAGAAATAAAATTCATAtgtttctatatatatatatatatgttcttTTATATAAGTATGTCAATACATAACTAGTAATGTAAATGGTGTGACGCAGTTCTAAATAAAAATGCAAATAGCTTGTGAATGTCAATCTCATGTGAGTCAGTCAATGAACTTACTATATTAGTCTCTTAGACCAATACACGCTTTTCTGTAACTTTAGATATTTTCCAAAATACTTTGCTTGGTCCTTCATATCTAAAGCTTGCATGTACTATAGAAGCTCTACTTTATTCTAATACTTGCTTGTGTAACATCTTTCATGGCATACTTCTAAATGGACAAGTACATGCGACGTCCAGCGTCAACGATGATGCGGACCATATGTCCAACTGCAGCCCCATCCATTGCATCGACACAAAGGTATGTACTCTATCTTGCTGAACAGATATGGGCCTGATGCTTGATGTCCTTATGCCTGATGCATGTATCATGTGACATACACATAATTAACTTTGACATAGTTGCTCTGTTACAGCAGATGGCAAGATGAATAGCTAGTGTCTATTTAATTCCATCATGCACCTGGTAGTTTAATAGGTACTATTGATTGAATATGAATGTTATTCCATATACTCAACTGGAACTTCGATCTGCTGTAACTTTGAATGATGGTTTTTAAACGTTGTCGTGTATGTGAAACATTCCATGCTCGTTTGCTGCTAAGTTTGTCATATGTGCCAATTAAATTCCCAATTTTGATCAATAGCCATATTCTGGATAAGTAGAATGATCTggttaataataataataagtaGAATGATAATATACTGGTGTATCTTTACCTTTTATTTTAAAAGTACTCTGTATTCTATCAGTGACATACCTTTTGTTCTCTTTTGAATGCTCAGATGTTTTGTATCAGCCTGTCATTGCTTGCTAAGGGAGAAGCGGGACTTGGAGAAGAAATCTTTCCATTAAGCAGATTACTTGTTTGGTTGCTGTGAAGTACCAGATAGGCTAGTTCTATTTTTTTCACAATCCTGGAGTATTTCAGGACCGCCATGCAAATGCAGTAGCGTTAGGTTTCTGATTCACCTTTTGTAAAAACTTAGTTAGCCCGCAGTCAGTCAGTAGTAGCTCAGCCAGCCTCAAATAGTATTGCTGGAATGAATGGTTGTAATATAATAACATTTCACGTTGCTTTGAAAATGTATCAGAACTGGGCTAGGCCCAAGATAGCTTGTGGTGTGATGTGTTGTAATGTCAATGGCATAATATTTTTTTGGATTGGATCAATTTTTTCAGAACTAGGCTAGGCCCAAGTTATATTGGACAATTATTTTTGAGGGAAAAACATGAGAGGCCCAGCAAAGAAATGGCCCAGAAAAATGCATGATCAAAAACAAAACCT contains:
- the LOC109747313 gene encoding uncharacterized protein; the encoded protein is MASIVVIGLVLLLDILSFVLAIGAERRWSTAQLGEAEPGGRRYCVYDTDASTWYGVGALALLLVRQTVAMVASRCFCCGRALSPDRWHFFSGLFFIVCW